Proteins encoded within one genomic window of Calonectris borealis chromosome 1, bCalBor7.hap1.2, whole genome shotgun sequence:
- the NOBOX gene encoding homeobox protein NOBOX codes for MDGAGAEEERAPEGLECKDEEEDASLNTELFAVDADAVGGHDTGSSVLSAFQGTAIKEEAEDTLGIEDRISPLKKAEEDGRYCTLQATGSTSQDSAALDGQLNLASVCGQLSNFLSDVKAVPPLSVVEFAQEPTGQSGSHEQCESYYSDGIEKEAKKKKSNDRSGMCAEKASSGIPGDLCRSLETRQDVCGPATRRSSKCASANAAAQQSYKLSSVLESRSSHDGTKGKKELLENPEILPPVRKKSRTFYSAEQLEELEKMFQEDHYPDNEKRREIAAVVGVTPQRIMVWFQNRRAKWRKSEKLSVKGNKKYPTSSALSVPFGSDGYGAPLLPMPPLPDIAHDQSAVLGADTTAGNYSSLLGGHPAPLASSSVSSVAGMVASCEAVQPKGLPQLDFSSSRTECFPSLPSPPPIRRASLPLGLSFNPHSHIVPSMLDTPNSECSLSSEENGSSEAFTYSIQNQGLSSPVSCNYPEQLESASNLETTYCQYSSQGGVYQLPQHPQQHQLSQFHHLPGHLSSVRLTPTPLTESHTAFLAIPGNSGVVTYGAAGATQGYVQNHMGGQLLLQQPSGNSAGITAYQAVPWNDFYMQGAPFSNQLRSRMPFSSTAGGQYFTEQISYTQPPCLPSSPYFLHVPNGTTLGSLPHTGKQKGVTPPDQSSYQNHQTEPELTSLAEREEVESSNRKGETIVDIKEVTND; via the exons TGCTATCTGCATTCCAAGGCACAGCTATAAAGGAAGAAGCTGAGGATACTTTGGGAATAGAAGATAGGATCAGCCCTTTAAAGAAAGCGGAGGAGGATGGAAGATATTGCACCCTGCAGGCAACTGGGTCAACTTCCCAAGATTCAGCAGCCCTTGACGGCCAGCTCAACCTTGCCTCAGTGTGTGGGCAGCTGTCAAATTTCCTCAGTGACGTGAAGGCTGTGCCCCCGCTTTCTGTGGTTGAATTTGCACAGGAGCCCACGGGTCAGTCAGGGTCACATGAACAATGTGAGAGCTATTACTCTGATGGGATTGAAAaggaggcaaagaagaaaaaaagtaacgACAGAAGTGGAATGTGTGCTGAGAAAGCATCTAGTGGAATCCCTGGAGACCTCTGCAGGTCCCTGGAGACCAGGCAGGATGTGTGCGGGCCAGCTACTCGCCGATCATCCAAATGCGCTTCAGCCAACGCTGCAGCTCAGCAATCCTACAAGTTGTCTTCAGTTCTGGAATCCAGAAGTAGCCATGATGggactaagggaaaaaaagagttacttGAGAATCCGGAAATTCTACCACCGGTCAGGAAGAAGTCACGCACCTTCTATAGCGCAG AGCAACTAGAAGAGTTGGAGAAGATGTTCCAGGAAGACCACTACCCTGACAATGAGAAGAGGAGGGAGATCGCAGCTGTGGTTGGTGTAACGCCACAGCGTATCATG GTCTGGTTTCAGAATCGCAGGGCAAAGTGGCGGAAGTCGGAGAAGTTGAGTGTGAAAGGCAACAAAAAATATCCAACATCATCAGCTCTGTCAGTCCCCTTTGGGTCAGATGGTTATGG GGCACCTCTTCTGCCCATGCCTCCATTGCCTGACATTGCTCATGACCAGTCTGCCGTGCTGGGTGCAGACACTACAGCTGGGAACTACTCCAGCCTGCTCGGTGGACATCCTGCACCACTTGCCTCCTCCTCAG TCTCTTCAGTGGCAGGAATGGTGGCATCTTGTGAAGCAGTTCAGCCAAAGGGGTTACCACAGCTCGACTTCAGTTCCAGCAGAACGGAGTGTTTCCCTAGtcttcccagccctcctcccatCCGCAGGGCCAGCCTACCTCTCGGTCTGTCCTTCAACCCCCACAGTCATATTGTTCCTTCGATGCTGGACACCCCCAACAGTGAATGCAGCTTGTCCAGTGAGGAAAATGGCTCCAGTGAGGCCTTCACTTACAGCATCCAGAATCAAGG TTTGAGTTCACCAGTTTCCTGCAACTACCCTGAGCAGCTGGAGTCAGCAAGCAACCTAGAGACCACGTACTGTCAGTACAGCAGCCAGGGTGGAGTTTACCAGCTGCCCCAAcatccccagcagcaccagctctccCAGTTCCACCATCTGCCCGGTCACCTCTCCAGCGTCCGCCTCACTCCTACACCACTCACTGAGTCCCATACAGCTTTCCTCGCCATACCTGGTAACAGTGGAGTCGTAACCTATGGGGCAGCAGGAGCCACACAAGGCTACGTACAAAACCACATGGGGGGACAGCTCTTGTTACAGCAGCCAAGTGGAAACTCGG caggCATCACTGCCTATCAAGCTGTCCCCTGGAATGATTTCTACATGCAGGGAGCTCCATTCTCGAATCAGTTGCGCTCACGAATGCCATTTTCTAGCACAGCAGGAGGACAATACTTCACAGAGCAGATTTCCTACACTCAGCCACCTTGCCTGCCCTCCTCTCCATATTTTCTTCATGTGCCCAACGGAACAACACTGGGATCCCTGCCACATACTGGAAAACAAAAGGGAGTCACACCACCAGACCAGAGTTCATACCAGAACCACCAAACAGAGCCAGAGTTGACATCGCTTGCTGAAAGAGAGGAAGTAGAGAGTAGCAACAGGAAAGGAGAGACTATTGTTG atattaaaGAAGTAACTAATGATTGA